The following nucleotide sequence is from Raphanus sativus cultivar WK10039 unplaced genomic scaffold, ASM80110v3 Scaffold1451, whole genome shotgun sequence.
TATCAATGAGATTCAAAATTGGTTGTTGTTTCAGCTTACCAAGAAGCAATATCACTGCGATGAATGTGGGATTTGCAGGTaccaattacaaaaaaaaagtcttgtggtttttttttggtaactgaTTGTTGATAAGTAATCTCAATGATGTTGGTTTTTGATAGGACCGGAGGAGAAGAAAACTTCTTCCATTGCAAAAGATGTCGTACGAGAACAACAAAAAACCTTTTATGTGCCTTGTTTCCACAAATGCTTGTTTCTacatcttattttttttgttttcttgggACAGGGTGTTGCTACTCCAAAGTCATGGAGGACAAGCATCGATGTGTAGAAGGCGCAATGCATCACAATTGCCCTGTTTGTTTTGAGGTGAAAAAGGAATCATACCAATCCAATTTTCTTAACCAATGCAAAACATAATAATGTCTTGATTTGTGTTCTCAGTATCTGTTTGATTCCACAAGAGATATCACGGTGTTGAGATGTGGTCACACAATGCATTTACAATGCACCAAAGATATGGGGCTGCATAACCGGTAAAACACACAAGTCTCTCAAGTCTTTTCATGCAACCAATGAAGGAAGTCATCACTGATAAAACAAAGATTATCTTGTAGATACACATGCCCTGTATGTTCTAAATCCATATGTGACATGTCTAACATGTGGAAGAAACTTGATGAAGAGGTAAGTAAAGGCTTCATAGTCTAATCGTATATCTCTTTTGTATAGTCTCTTTatgtttattaagttttaaCCATTTGCAGGTTGCTGCATACCCAATGCCAAAAGTGTACGAAGACAAGATGGTAAGGAAGATTTGTATTCACCAAGGCTGTGTGTTTGTTGTGTTATGTATGGTTTTTGATTCTAATGTGATTGGTTTTTGAATTAGGTATGGATACTTTGCAATGACTGTGGTTCAAACTTGAATGTTCGGTTTCATTTGATCGCGCATAAGTGCACTAGCTGCGGTTCCTACAACACTAGACAGACGCAGAGAGGACCTGATGCTACTCACTCTTGCTCTTCAGGAGTTCCTCAGATTGTTGGTTCAACCGGTTAATCAAGACCTGAACCGGAGCTGGTTTGGTGTCTGAATTTCCCAAGGGAGATTGCTTGTGTACTTACTTAACTATACCAGCACATATTCAAATGCATATGACGACTGTGTTATAACCAATTCGACTCGCGGGTCTAGATGATCATCTATAATAAACGTAAAAATAGATTCTGAGATGTTATGCCCTCTGAAAAATAGTTAAAaccaataacattttttttttggtaacacaAAAACCAATAAcataaaactcataaactgGCAGGCATTTGTGTTCTGTTTCTTCAATGTTTCGTGTAATGTCTATTGCCAATACGTTGCGAATCAGCCTTTCCCTGAAATCAACTGGAATGAAATGGTGGTTGGTCCGTTACTAATGTCGCCACAGTGGATTCCATATCCggtaataaaatttcatatccGGTAAATGATGTAATGTAATAAAAGatgtaaaaaacaaatatttccgCTAAACAATGTAATGtcataagagcatctccaacccattgctattttcacctctataatagcatttagaggtgaaaatacTCCAATCCatctctatttcttcctctattatagagatctctattttttcctctatttatagaggaagaaatagcaattatctattttttactttataaaatagagattgctattttagagaaatacattggagcataTTCCacttctattatagagttcctatattttagaggtgaaaatagtaaaatacattGGAAATGGTCTAAATGATGTAAAAAGATCagataactttttattaatagtcaaaagtaaataagTTTGGTCAACTACAAGAACCAAAGATGTTTGTCTAC
It contains:
- the LOC108844376 gene encoding E3 ubiquitin-protein ligase RZFP34, producing MEMGFQENQQNQELTNLMEIGSGHYGCSHYRRRCKIRAPCCDEVFDCRHCHNEAKDSLQTEQLLRHDLPRHDVSKVICSLCETEQDVQQNCISCGVCMGKYFCSKCKFFDDDLTKKQYHCDECGICRTGGEENFFHCKRCRCCYSKVMEDKHRCVEGAMHHNCPVCFEYLFDSTRDITVLRCGHTMHLQCTKDMGLHNRYTCPVCSKSICDMSNMWKKLDEEVAAYPMPKVYEDKMVWILCNDCGSNLNVRFHLIAHKCTSCGSYNTRQTQRGPDATHSCSSGVPQIVGSTG